In the Streptomyces sp. cg36 genome, one interval contains:
- a CDS encoding ATP-binding cassette domain-containing protein, whose amino-acid sequence MPSPAGPTETDPAHDPYVRVRGAREHNLRGVDVDIPRGALAVFTGVSGSGKSSLAFGTLYAEAQRRYFESVAPYARRLIHQVGAPKVAEISGLPPAVSLEQRRSSPTSRSSVGTVTTLSNSLRMLFSRAGTYPPGAGRLDSDAFSANTAAGACPRCHGLGRVHRTTEELLVPDPSRSVRDGAIAAWPGAWQGKNLRDVLDALGYDVDRPWRELDPADREWILFTDEQPVVTVHPVREADRIQRPYQGTYMSARHYVMKTFAESRSATLRAKAERFLTSARCEACGGSRLRPEALAVTFAGRTIAELAALPLASLADVLRSADGGPAAEVLTADLLGRIDPVTELGLGYLSLDRTAPTLSAGELQRLRLATQLRSGLFGVVYVLDEPSAGLHPADTEALLTVLDRLKAAGNSVFVVEHHLDVVRHADWLVDVGPYAGVHGGRVLHSGPPRELARVAASQTRRFLFDRAPAPVREVRTPKGLLTVGPVTRHNLRGLTAELPLGTFTAVTGVSGSGKSTLVGEITGELPGVGRLVTVDQKPIGRTPRSNLATYTGLFDVVRKLFTATGQARERGYKAGRFSFNVPGGRCETCQGEGFVSVELLFLPSTYTPCPDCHGARYNPETLEVTHRGRTIAEVLDLTVEAAAEFFADTPAAARSLAALLDVGLGYLRLGQPATELSGGEAQRIKLASELQRVRREHTLYLLDEPTTGLHPADVEVLLRQLHGLVDAGHSVVVVEHDMTVVAGADWVVDLGPGGGDEGGRIVAAGPPREVASAGTGRTAPYLAKALGI is encoded by the coding sequence ATGCCGAGCCCCGCCGGACCGACCGAAACCGACCCCGCCCACGACCCGTACGTACGGGTGCGGGGCGCCCGTGAGCACAATCTGCGCGGGGTCGACGTCGACATCCCCCGGGGCGCGCTCGCCGTGTTCACCGGCGTCTCCGGCTCGGGCAAGTCCTCGCTGGCCTTCGGCACCCTCTACGCCGAGGCGCAGCGCCGCTACTTCGAGTCGGTGGCGCCCTACGCCCGCCGGCTCATCCACCAGGTGGGCGCGCCGAAGGTGGCGGAGATCTCGGGGCTGCCGCCCGCCGTCTCGCTGGAGCAGCGCCGCTCCTCGCCGACCTCCCGCTCCTCGGTCGGCACGGTCACCACGCTCTCCAACTCGCTGCGGATGCTGTTCTCGCGCGCGGGCACCTATCCGCCGGGGGCCGGGCGGCTCGACTCCGACGCCTTCTCGGCCAACACGGCCGCCGGTGCCTGCCCGCGCTGCCACGGCCTCGGCCGGGTCCACCGCACCACCGAGGAGCTGCTGGTCCCCGACCCGTCCCGGTCGGTCCGGGACGGCGCGATCGCGGCCTGGCCGGGCGCCTGGCAGGGCAAGAACCTGCGCGACGTGCTCGACGCGCTCGGCTACGACGTGGACCGGCCCTGGCGCGAACTGGACCCGGCCGACCGCGAGTGGATCCTGTTCACGGACGAGCAGCCGGTGGTCACCGTGCACCCGGTGCGCGAGGCCGACCGCATCCAACGCCCCTACCAGGGCACGTACATGAGCGCCCGGCACTATGTGATGAAGACGTTCGCCGAGAGCAGGAGCGCGACGCTGCGGGCCAAGGCGGAGCGGTTCCTCACCTCGGCGCGGTGCGAGGCGTGCGGCGGCAGCCGGCTGCGCCCGGAGGCGCTCGCGGTCACCTTCGCGGGCCGCACCATCGCCGAACTGGCCGCGCTGCCGCTCGCCTCCCTCGCCGACGTGCTGCGCTCCGCCGACGGCGGACCGGCCGCCGAGGTGCTGACGGCCGACCTGCTCGGCCGGATCGACCCCGTCACCGAGCTGGGCCTGGGCTATCTCAGCCTGGACCGGACGGCGCCCACCCTCTCGGCCGGAGAGCTCCAGCGGCTGCGCCTTGCCACCCAGCTGCGGTCGGGGCTCTTCGGCGTGGTGTACGTGCTGGACGAGCCGTCGGCGGGGCTGCACCCGGCCGACACGGAGGCCCTCCTCACGGTCCTCGACCGCCTCAAGGCCGCCGGGAACTCGGTGTTCGTGGTGGAGCACCACCTCGACGTGGTGCGGCACGCCGACTGGCTGGTGGACGTGGGCCCGTACGCCGGTGTCCACGGCGGCCGGGTGCTGCACAGCGGGCCGCCGCGGGAGCTGGCACGGGTCGCCGCGTCGCAGACCCGCCGCTTCCTCTTCGACCGCGCCCCGGCGCCGGTGCGCGAGGTGCGCACGCCGAAGGGGCTGCTGACGGTCGGCCCGGTGACCCGGCACAATCTGCGCGGGCTCACCGCCGAGCTGCCGCTGGGCACGTTCACGGCCGTCACCGGCGTCTCGGGCTCCGGCAAGTCCACCCTGGTCGGCGAGATCACCGGGGAACTGCCGGGCGTGGGGCGGCTGGTGACGGTGGATCAGAAGCCGATCGGCCGCACCCCCCGGTCCAACCTGGCGACGTACACCGGTCTCTTCGACGTCGTGCGCAAGCTCTTCACCGCCACCGGCCAGGCGCGCGAGCGCGGCTACAAGGCGGGCCGGTTCTCCTTCAACGTGCCCGGCGGGCGCTGCGAGACCTGCCAGGGCGAGGGGTTCGTCTCGGTGGAGCTCCTGTTCCTGCCGAGCACGTACACGCCCTGCCCGGACTGCCACGGCGCCCGGTACAACCCGGAGACCCTGGAGGTCACCCACCGGGGCCGCACCATCGCCGAGGTGCTGGACCTGACGGTGGAGGCGGCGGCGGAGTTCTTCGCGGACACCCCGGCCGCCGCCCGCAGCCTCGCCGCGCTGCTCGACGTGGGCCTCGGCTATCTGCGGCTCGGGCAGCCCGCCACCGAGCTCTCGGGCGGCGAGGCCCAGCGCATCAAGCTGGCGTCCGAGCTCCAGCGGGTACGGCGGGAGCACACCCTGTACCTGCTGGACGAGCCCACGACCGGGCTGCACCCGGCCGATGTGGAGGTGCTGCTGCGCCAGTTGCACGGGCTGGTCGACGCGGGCCACTCGGTGGTGGTGGTCGAGCACGACATGACGGTGGTGGCGGGCGCGGACTGGGTGGTGGACCTGGGTCCGGGCGGCGGCGACGAGGGCGGCCGGATCGTGGCGGCGGGTCCGCCGCGCGAGGTCGCCTCGGCGGGGACCGGGCGCACGGCCCCGTACCTGGCGAAGGCGCTCGGGATCTGA
- a CDS encoding SAM-dependent methyltransferase, with translation MERPAWAPTGIDISVPSVSRIYDYYLGGSHNFEVDREAARKAMEFIPGLPKVMQANRAFMRRAVRFAQDEGITQFLDIGSGIPTFGNVHEVAQRANPEARVVYVDHDPVAVAHSRAVLAGNDRAGIVAADLRKPHDILTSPEVERLIDPERPVALLLVAVLHFLEDEDDPRAAVAELRDALAPGSLLILTHAAYEGIPLSEDRAGGAVGVYRNIRNPLVMRTSEEIARFFDGFEMVAPGLVQMPMWRPETSPEQEDPYAFSGFAGVGRTA, from the coding sequence ATGGAGCGTCCTGCCTGGGCCCCGACGGGCATCGACATCTCGGTCCCGAGTGTGTCCCGCATCTACGACTACTACCTGGGCGGCTCGCACAATTTCGAGGTGGACCGGGAAGCCGCGCGCAAGGCCATGGAGTTCATCCCCGGACTGCCCAAGGTGATGCAGGCGAACCGGGCGTTCATGCGGCGGGCCGTGCGATTCGCGCAGGACGAGGGAATCACGCAATTTCTGGACATCGGCTCCGGCATCCCGACTTTCGGAAACGTCCACGAGGTCGCCCAGCGGGCCAATCCCGAGGCGCGGGTCGTCTACGTCGACCACGACCCGGTGGCCGTCGCCCACAGCCGGGCGGTGCTGGCCGGCAACGACCGGGCCGGGATCGTCGCCGCCGATCTGCGCAAGCCCCACGACATCCTGACCAGCCCCGAGGTGGAGCGGCTGATCGACCCGGAGCGGCCGGTCGCGCTGCTGCTCGTCGCGGTGCTGCACTTCCTGGAGGACGAGGACGACCCGCGCGCCGCGGTGGCCGAGCTGCGCGACGCGCTCGCCCCGGGCAGCCTGCTGATCCTCACCCACGCCGCGTACGAGGGCATCCCGCTCAGCGAGGACCGCGCGGGCGGCGCGGTGGGGGTCTACCGCAACATCCGCAACCCGCTGGTCATGCGCACCAGCGAGGAGATCGCCCGGTTCTTCGACGGCTTCGAGATGGTCGCGCCCGGACTGGTGCAGATGCCGATGTGGCGCCCGGAGACCTCGCCCGAACAGGAGGATCCGTACGCCTTCTCCGGGTTCGCCGGCGTGGGGCGCACCGCGTGA
- a CDS encoding succinate dehydrogenase translates to MALATRTDRKPSLTRTVWDSTVGKKTVMAVSGLIMLTYLAVHMFGNLKIFFGAGDFNGYAHWLRTIGEPFLHYEWALWIIRVVLVAAVVAHAVSAYQLSRRDIRARPQGYVHKRPRATYATRTMRWGGIILGLFIVWHVLDLTTGTVHSGGFQTGHPYQNVIDTFSTWYGNTIYIVAMLALGLHVHHGFWSAAQTLGAGSAARDRILKALAGALALVLTLGFIAVPVAVMTGVVS, encoded by the coding sequence ATGGCTCTGGCAACGCGGACGGACCGAAAACCGTCCTTGACGCGCACCGTGTGGGACTCGACCGTCGGCAAGAAGACGGTCATGGCCGTCAGCGGACTGATCATGCTGACGTACCTCGCCGTCCACATGTTCGGCAACCTCAAGATCTTCTTCGGTGCGGGCGACTTCAACGGGTACGCGCACTGGCTGCGCACCATCGGTGAGCCGTTCCTGCACTACGAGTGGGCGCTGTGGATCATCCGGGTGGTGCTGGTCGCCGCCGTCGTGGCGCACGCGGTCTCCGCGTACCAGCTGAGCCGGCGCGACATCCGGGCCCGCCCCCAGGGCTACGTCCACAAGCGGCCCCGGGCCACCTACGCCACCCGCACCATGCGCTGGGGCGGGATCATCCTCGGGCTCTTCATCGTCTGGCACGTCCTCGACCTGACGACCGGGACCGTGCACTCCGGCGGCTTCCAGACCGGGCACCCCTACCAGAACGTGATCGACACCTTCTCCACCTGGTACGGCAACACGATCTACATCGTGGCGATGCTCGCCCTCGGCCTGCACGTCCACCACGGCTTCTGGAGCGCGGCCCAGACCCTGGGCGCGGGCAGCGCGGCCCGCGACCGGATCCTCAAGGCCCTCGCGGGCGCCCTCGCGCTGGTACTGACCCTCGGCTTCATCGCCGTACCCGTCGCCGTCATGACCGGAGTGGTGAGCTGA
- a CDS encoding succinate dehydrogenase/fumarate reductase iron-sulfur subunit, producing the protein MKLTLRVWRQRNADADGAMSTYEVDGISADMSFLEMLDTLNEELILGGEDPVAFDHDCREGICGACSLVINGDAHGPERTTTCQLHMRAFRDGDTIDVEPWRAAAFPVVKDLVVDRSAFDRIIQAGGYISAPTGAAPEAHATPVPKPDADSAFEHAECIGCGACVAACPNGSAMLFTSAKVNHLNVLPQGAPERETRVLDMVGQMDAEGFGGCTLTGECATACPKGIPLPSIAAMNREWLRATRKAKKVGR; encoded by the coding sequence ATGAAGCTCACCCTGCGCGTCTGGCGGCAGCGGAACGCCGACGCCGACGGAGCGATGTCCACCTACGAAGTCGACGGCATCTCGGCCGACATGTCCTTCCTGGAGATGCTCGACACGCTCAACGAGGAGCTCATCCTCGGCGGCGAGGACCCGGTCGCCTTCGACCACGACTGCCGCGAGGGCATCTGCGGCGCGTGCAGCCTCGTCATCAACGGCGACGCGCACGGGCCCGAGCGCACCACCACCTGCCAGCTGCACATGAGGGCCTTCCGGGACGGCGACACCATCGACGTCGAGCCGTGGCGGGCCGCCGCCTTCCCGGTCGTCAAGGACCTGGTGGTGGACCGCTCGGCCTTCGACCGGATCATCCAGGCGGGCGGCTACATCAGCGCCCCGACCGGAGCCGCGCCCGAGGCGCACGCGACCCCGGTGCCCAAGCCGGACGCCGACTCCGCCTTCGAGCACGCCGAGTGCATCGGCTGCGGCGCGTGCGTGGCGGCCTGCCCCAACGGCTCGGCCATGCTCTTCACCTCGGCCAAGGTCAACCACCTCAACGTGCTGCCGCAGGGCGCGCCCGAGCGCGAGACGCGGGTGCTCGACATGGTGGGGCAGATGGACGCGGAGGGGTTCGGCGGCTGCACCCTCACCGGCGAGTGCGCCACGGCCTGCCCCAAGGGCATCCCGCTGCCGTCGATCGCGGCGATGAACCGGGAGTGGCTGCGCGCGACCAGGAAGGCGAAGAAGGTCGGCCGCTGA
- a CDS encoding LysR family transcriptional regulator, which produces MQFQQLLYFVAVAETRHFTRAAEQVHVAQPSLSQQIRALEKELGAELFSRARGNIALTDAGEALLPLARRILADADTARIEVQELAQLRRGRVRLGATPSLCTGLLPDVLRAFHDRHPGIQLLIEEGGSHDLVRELARGALDLALVVLPLPPGSPALTTVELFHEDLVVVSAAAAPAPGTDGRVRVRDLRDAPLVMFRHGYDLRELTVNACRAEGFEPVFTVEGGEMDAVLGFVRAGLGIAVVPSMVAGRAADLRVTPLERPGLRRTIALAHRSDVDPPRAARELQRVLLRAGADPAPRRR; this is translated from the coding sequence ATGCAGTTCCAGCAGCTCCTGTACTTCGTGGCCGTCGCCGAGACCCGCCACTTCACCCGCGCCGCCGAGCAGGTGCACGTCGCCCAGCCCTCCCTCTCCCAGCAGATCAGGGCGCTGGAGAAGGAGCTGGGCGCCGAGCTGTTCAGCCGCGCCCGGGGCAACATCGCGCTCACCGACGCGGGCGAGGCCCTGCTGCCGCTGGCCCGCCGCATCCTGGCCGACGCCGACACCGCCCGCATCGAGGTGCAGGAGCTGGCCCAGCTGCGGCGCGGCCGGGTCCGCCTCGGCGCCACCCCGAGCCTGTGCACCGGGCTGCTCCCCGACGTACTGCGCGCCTTCCACGACCGCCACCCCGGCATCCAGCTCCTGATCGAGGAGGGCGGCTCGCACGACCTCGTACGGGAGCTGGCGCGCGGCGCCCTCGACCTCGCGCTGGTGGTGCTGCCGCTGCCGCCCGGCTCGCCCGCGCTCACCACCGTCGAGCTGTTCCACGAGGACCTGGTGGTGGTGTCGGCCGCCGCCGCGCCCGCGCCCGGCACCGACGGCCGGGTGCGCGTCCGCGATCTGCGCGACGCACCGCTCGTGATGTTCCGGCACGGCTACGACCTGCGCGAACTCACCGTCAACGCCTGCCGCGCCGAGGGCTTCGAGCCGGTGTTCACGGTCGAGGGCGGCGAGATGGACGCGGTGCTCGGCTTCGTCCGCGCCGGGCTCGGCATCGCGGTGGTGCCCAGCATGGTGGCCGGGCGGGCCGCCGATCTGCGGGTGACCCCGCTGGAGCGCCCGGGGCTGCGCCGTACGATCGCGCTGGCCCACCGCAGCGACGTGGACCCGCCGCGCGCCGCGCGGGAGTTGCAGCGGGTCCTGCTGCGGGCCGGGGCGGACCCGGCCCCTCGGCGGCGGTAG
- a CDS encoding fumarate reductase/succinate dehydrogenase flavoprotein subunit produces the protein MTPSIDYARYALGEPIADTKAPTGPVAERWDTRRFEAKLVNPANRRKHTVIVVGTGLAGGSAGATLAEQGYHVVQFCFQDSPRRAHSIAAQGGINAAKNYRNDGDSIHRLFYDTVKGGDFRARESNVHRLAQISVEIIDQCVAQGVPFAREYGGLLDTRSFGGVQVSRTFYARGQTGQQLLLGAYQALSRQIAAGNVELHARTEMLDLIVVDGRARGIVARDLVTGRVDTYFADAVVLASGGYGNVFYLSTNAMNSNATAVWRAHRRGAYFANPCFTQIHPTCIPRTGEHQSKLTLMSESLRNDGRIWVPKAKGDTRPAAEIPEDERDYYLERIYPSFGNLVPRDIASRAAKNVCDEGRGVGPGGQGVYLDFADAVARMGREKVEEKYGNLFEMYERITAEDPYEVPMRIYPAVHYTMGGLWVDYDLQTTVPGLFAIGEANFSDHGANRLGASALMQGLADGYFVLPSTINDYLARHPHQEPVTAGHPAVVEAVAETEDRLNLLLAVDGDRTPDSFHRELGELMWEYCGMARTEEGLRKALERIPEIREEFWRRIKVPGTGEEFNQSLEKANRIVDYLELAELMCLDALHRAESCGGHFREESQTPDGEAARRDEEFSYAAAWEFRETGAAPVLHKEDLVFEYVHPTQRSYA, from the coding sequence ATGACCCCGTCCATCGACTACGCGCGCTACGCGCTCGGCGAGCCGATCGCCGACACCAAGGCCCCCACCGGGCCCGTCGCCGAGCGCTGGGACACCCGGCGCTTCGAGGCGAAGCTGGTCAACCCCGCCAACCGCCGCAAGCACACCGTGATCGTGGTCGGCACCGGACTCGCGGGCGGCTCGGCCGGGGCGACCCTGGCCGAACAGGGCTACCACGTCGTCCAGTTCTGCTTCCAGGACTCCCCGCGCCGCGCCCACTCCATCGCCGCCCAGGGCGGCATCAACGCGGCCAAGAACTACCGCAACGACGGCGACTCCATCCACCGCCTCTTCTACGACACGGTCAAGGGCGGCGACTTCCGCGCCCGCGAGTCCAACGTCCACCGCCTCGCCCAGATCTCGGTGGAGATCATCGACCAGTGCGTGGCCCAGGGCGTGCCCTTCGCCCGCGAGTACGGCGGGCTCCTCGACACCCGCTCCTTCGGCGGCGTCCAGGTCTCCCGTACGTTCTACGCCCGCGGCCAGACCGGACAGCAGCTGCTGCTCGGCGCCTACCAGGCCCTGTCGCGGCAGATCGCCGCCGGGAACGTGGAGCTGCACGCCCGCACCGAGATGCTCGACCTGATCGTGGTGGACGGCCGGGCGCGCGGCATCGTCGCCCGCGACCTGGTCACCGGCCGCGTCGACACCTACTTCGCGGACGCGGTGGTGCTCGCCTCCGGCGGCTACGGCAACGTCTTCTACCTCTCCACCAACGCGATGAACTCCAACGCGACGGCGGTGTGGCGGGCCCACCGGCGCGGCGCCTACTTCGCCAACCCCTGCTTCACCCAGATCCACCCCACCTGCATCCCGCGCACCGGCGAGCACCAGTCCAAGCTGACCCTGATGAGCGAGTCGCTGCGCAACGACGGCCGCATCTGGGTGCCGAAGGCCAAGGGCGACACCCGCCCGGCCGCCGAGATCCCCGAGGACGAGCGCGACTACTACCTGGAGCGGATCTACCCCTCCTTCGGCAACCTCGTCCCGCGCGACATCGCCTCGCGCGCCGCCAAGAACGTCTGCGACGAGGGGCGCGGCGTCGGCCCCGGCGGCCAGGGCGTCTACCTCGACTTCGCCGACGCCGTCGCGCGGATGGGACGGGAGAAGGTAGAGGAGAAGTACGGCAACCTCTTCGAGATGTACGAGCGGATCACCGCCGAGGACCCGTACGAGGTGCCGATGCGGATCTACCCCGCCGTGCACTACACGATGGGCGGGCTGTGGGTCGACTACGACCTCCAGACCACCGTCCCCGGCCTGTTCGCCATCGGGGAGGCCAACTTCTCCGACCACGGCGCCAACCGGCTCGGCGCCTCGGCCCTGATGCAGGGCCTGGCCGACGGCTACTTCGTGCTCCCCTCCACCATCAACGACTACCTGGCGCGCCACCCGCACCAGGAGCCGGTCACCGCCGGGCACCCGGCCGTCGTGGAGGCGGTCGCCGAGACCGAGGACCGGCTGAACCTGCTGCTCGCCGTGGACGGCGACCGCACCCCCGACTCCTTCCACCGCGAACTCGGCGAACTCATGTGGGAGTACTGCGGGATGGCCCGCACCGAGGAGGGGCTGCGCAAGGCGCTGGAGCGGATCCCCGAGATCCGCGAGGAGTTCTGGCGCCGCATCAAGGTCCCGGGCACCGGCGAGGAGTTCAACCAGTCGCTGGAGAAGGCCAACCGCATCGTCGACTACCTGGAGCTGGCCGAGCTGATGTGCCTCGACGCGCTGCACCGCGCCGAGTCCTGCGGCGGCCACTTCCGCGAGGAGTCCCAGACCCCGGACGGCGAGGCGGCCCGGCGCGACGAGGAGTTCTCGTACGCCGCCGCCTGGGAGTTCCGGGAGACCGGCGCCGCCCCCGTCCTGCACAAGGAAGACCTCGTCTTCGAGTACGTCCACCCCACCCAGCGGAGCTACGCATGA
- a CDS encoding MsnO8 family LLM class oxidoreductase, with the protein MTSVIASTRFSVLDRSRIRAGHDGPAALRDTVAFAREAERLGYHRFWVSEHHGVPGVAGSAPTVLAAAVAAATSTIRVGTGGVMLPNHQPLVVAEQFGVLEALFPGRVDMGLGRSVGFTGGIRRALGRGKDDADDFAGQLTELLGYFDGTQTAHPQVHARPAEGLRVPAFVLATGQGAALAASAGLPLVIANVRGEDAMLRAVDDYRDAFRPSAWSERPHVVLSGTVAVAATTGAARRILLPEAWSTAYSRTRGEFPPLSPAEEIEARAMTDRERGLYEEALRGQLYGTEDEVADALEKLLSRSAADEFLVTTSTYDRAAMLDSYRRLARLAGLGGGGA; encoded by the coding sequence GTGACCTCAGTGATCGCGTCGACGCGCTTCTCCGTCCTGGACCGTTCCCGGATCCGCGCGGGCCACGACGGCCCGGCCGCCCTGCGGGACACTGTCGCCTTCGCCCGGGAGGCCGAACGGCTCGGCTACCACCGGTTCTGGGTGTCGGAGCACCACGGCGTGCCCGGGGTGGCGGGCTCCGCGCCGACCGTGCTGGCGGCGGCGGTGGCCGCCGCGACCAGCACGATCCGGGTGGGCACCGGCGGGGTGATGCTCCCCAACCACCAACCGCTGGTGGTGGCTGAGCAGTTCGGGGTGCTCGAAGCCCTCTTCCCCGGCCGCGTCGACATGGGCCTCGGCCGCTCGGTGGGGTTCACCGGCGGCATCCGCCGCGCGCTCGGCCGGGGCAAGGACGACGCCGACGACTTCGCGGGGCAGCTCACCGAGCTGCTCGGCTACTTCGACGGCACCCAGACCGCACACCCCCAGGTCCACGCCCGTCCGGCGGAGGGGCTGCGGGTGCCCGCCTTCGTCCTCGCCACCGGGCAGGGCGCGGCGCTGGCCGCCTCGGCGGGCCTCCCCCTGGTGATCGCGAACGTGCGCGGCGAGGACGCGATGCTGCGCGCCGTCGACGACTACCGCGACGCCTTCCGCCCCTCCGCGTGGAGCGAGCGGCCCCATGTCGTGCTCTCCGGCACGGTCGCGGTCGCCGCCACCACCGGGGCGGCCCGCCGCATCCTGCTGCCGGAAGCCTGGTCCACGGCGTACTCGCGCACCCGGGGCGAGTTCCCGCCGCTCTCCCCCGCCGAGGAGATCGAGGCACGCGCGATGACGGACCGGGAGCGCGGCCTGTACGAGGAGGCGCTGCGCGGCCAGCTGTACGGCACCGAGGACGAGGTGGCCGACGCCCTGGAGAAGCTGCTCTCGCGCAGCGCGGCCGACGAGTTCCTGGTCACCACCAGTACGTACGACCGGGCCGCGATGCTGGACTCCTACCGGCGGCTCGCCCGGCTCGCCGGCCTCGGCGGCGGCGGAGCCTAG
- a CDS encoding putative bifunctional diguanylate cyclase/phosphodiesterase, which yields MSTPIRTDGQPVDPDGPESRLRRFATIWSRAIFPVTATSLTRPEFESHLVPLARRLIDALHRRHFDPAPAYEIGAALVRAHCTDPDALSRTLGVVDSYLVLYCGTGGELRPEEARARCARLQHALAAGFAQALRERTLTEQEAIARSALSARSAAEEALHTTEARFRAVFEGAAVGIGIADLEGRVLEVNETLTRMFGGVEGQIRSRNVSEWVHPEDAPQVWKLYEELVRGDRDHYRVEKPYYRGDGTVLWTNLTVSLLRDAEGRPQYQLALLEDTTERRLLNLRLRYEATHDALTGLPNRTLFFERLDKALAAGGDRRFALCYLDLDGFKAVNDSLGHSAGDRLLVEVADRLQSCATGPGEMVARLGGDEFVALTTGSETVREVDELASRILNVLSAPIRLEGRELTVRGSIGVVEGPAGERNAAEVLRSADITMYRAKAAGGNRFERADPEADARAITRHGLTNALPAALERGEFFIEYQPLVHLNDGSVHGAEALVRWSHPQHGVLGPDRFIPLAEHTGLIVPLGRWVMEESVRQARFWQERHPGARAGGPLRVNVNLSPTQLHHPGLVADTVEVLERSGLEPGALCLEVTESALIGADDDLLKPLRQLAEMGVDIALDDFGTGYSNLANLRRLPVSVLKLDRSFTQSMQQHPADPVDIKIVEGIVSLAHSLELAVTVEGVETGAQAEQLRELGCDTAQGWYYARPGAPDRIHALALTDAV from the coding sequence GTGAGCACGCCCATCCGGACGGACGGGCAGCCGGTCGATCCCGACGGTCCCGAGTCCCGGCTCAGACGGTTCGCCACCATATGGAGCCGGGCGATCTTCCCGGTGACCGCGACCTCGCTGACTCGCCCCGAGTTCGAGAGCCATCTCGTCCCGCTGGCCCGCCGGCTCATCGACGCGCTGCACCGCCGCCACTTCGACCCGGCGCCCGCGTACGAGATCGGCGCCGCGCTCGTCCGCGCGCACTGCACCGACCCGGACGCGCTCAGCCGCACCCTGGGCGTGGTCGACTCCTACCTCGTCCTGTACTGCGGTACGGGCGGGGAGCTGCGGCCCGAGGAGGCGCGGGCCCGCTGCGCCCGCCTCCAGCACGCGCTGGCCGCCGGGTTCGCCCAGGCGCTGCGCGAGCGGACCCTCACCGAGCAGGAGGCCATCGCCCGCTCGGCGCTCTCCGCGCGCAGCGCCGCCGAGGAGGCGCTGCACACCACCGAGGCCCGGTTCCGAGCGGTCTTCGAGGGCGCGGCCGTCGGCATCGGCATCGCCGACCTCGAAGGCCGCGTCCTGGAGGTCAACGAGACGCTGACCCGGATGTTCGGCGGCGTCGAGGGCCAGATCCGCAGCCGCAACGTCAGCGAGTGGGTGCACCCCGAGGACGCCCCGCAGGTGTGGAAGCTGTACGAGGAGCTGGTCCGGGGCGACCGCGACCACTACCGGGTCGAGAAGCCGTACTACCGGGGTGACGGCACCGTCCTGTGGACCAATCTGACGGTCTCGCTGCTGCGCGACGCCGAGGGCCGCCCCCAGTACCAGCTGGCCCTGCTGGAGGACACCACCGAGCGGCGGCTGCTCAACCTGCGGCTGCGCTACGAGGCCACCCACGACGCCCTGACCGGGCTGCCCAACCGCACCCTCTTCTTCGAGCGCCTGGACAAGGCGCTCGCGGCCGGGGGCGACCGCCGCTTCGCGCTCTGCTATCTGGACCTGGACGGCTTCAAGGCCGTCAACGACAGCCTCGGCCACTCGGCGGGCGACCGGCTCCTGGTGGAGGTCGCCGACCGGCTGCAGAGCTGTGCGACCGGGCCCGGCGAGATGGTGGCGCGGCTGGGCGGCGACGAGTTCGTGGCCCTGACCACGGGCAGCGAGACCGTGCGCGAGGTCGACGAACTGGCCTCGCGGATCCTCAACGTGCTCTCCGCGCCGATCCGTCTGGAGGGCCGCGAGCTCACCGTGCGCGGCTCGATCGGCGTCGTCGAGGGCCCGGCGGGCGAGCGCAACGCGGCCGAGGTGCTGCGCAGCGCCGACATCACGATGTACCGGGCGAAGGCGGCCGGGGGCAACCGGTTCGAGCGCGCCGACCCGGAGGCCGACGCCCGCGCGATCACCCGGCACGGGCTCACCAACGCGCTGCCGGCGGCGCTGGAGCGCGGTGAGTTCTTCATCGAGTACCAGCCGCTGGTGCACCTGAACGACGGCAGTGTGCACGGGGCCGAGGCGCTGGTGCGCTGGTCGCACCCGCAGCACGGGGTGCTCGGCCCGGACCGGTTCATCCCGCTCGCCGAGCACACCGGGCTGATCGTGCCGCTCGGGCGCTGGGTGATGGAGGAGTCGGTGCGCCAGGCGCGGTTCTGGCAGGAGCGGCACCCGGGGGCGCGGGCCGGCGGCCCGCTGCGGGTCAACGTGAACCTCTCGCCGACCCAGCTGCACCACCCGGGGCTGGTGGCCGACACGGTGGAGGTGCTGGAGCGCTCGGGTCTGGAGCCGGGCGCGCTGTGCCTGGAGGTCACCGAGTCCGCGCTGATCGGGGCGGACGACGATCTGCTGAAGCCGCTGCGCCAGCTCGCCGAGATGGGGGTGGACATCGCCCTCGACGACTTCGGCACGGGCTACTCCAACCTGGCCAATCTGCGCCGGCTGCCGGTGAGCGTGCTCAAGCTGGATCGTTCCTTCACCCAGTCCATGCAGCAGCATCCGGCGGACCCGGTCGACATCAAGATCGTCGAGGGGATCGTGTCGCTGGCCCACAGCCTCGAACTGGCCGTGACCGTCGAGGGCGTGGAGACCGGGGCCCAGGCCGAGCAGCTGCGCGAGCTGGGCTGCGACACCGCGCAGGGCTGGTACTACGCCCGCCCCGGCGCGCCCGACCGCATCCACGCGCTGGCCCTCACGGACGCCGTCTGA